TGTAAAGAATTTTTATGCGGAATATTGTGCGACGCATCATGAAAGTGTTAAAACGCAATCATTGGAAAGTGAAATGTTCGCCTATCAGGCACGCAAAAGAAAGCAACGCATGCTGACACCGCTGATTCTTCTAATCGTGGTATTGGTTGTAGCTGTGGTGGGATTTGCTTTGGCATCCTTTGGCGATATGCTTTCAGAAAAGAACGGCTCAAAAGCATCTGTTGCGCAAATGGAGCATGAAGTAAAGCAAACAAAAGAAGAACTGAACGAAGTAACAGAAGAAAGAGATGCCTTGCAGGCACAGCTTGATGCCACCGAAACCGAAATGGAATTGCTTCAGGAGGATGTGGATTCGCTGAAAACCGAAAACGAAGAGCTTCTGGAGGAAGCAGAACAGTGGCGTGAAAACAAAGACAGAGTTTCCTGGTACAATGCAAATGCGGTTGTGGTGTATAGCGACGGCGCGGACTTATATCACCTCTACGGTTGCAGTCGACATCAGGATGTGGCTTACAGAATATATGATACGGCAACGGCAAAAGCAAGCGGATATCTCGCCTGCCCCCATTGCTTAGGAAATTAAAAAAAGGAATGTTCCACGTGGAACATTCCCTTTTTGTTGCTTAAATTATTCTGCAGGAACTTCTGCGTTTTCGGCTTGCTGTGCCTCATACCGTTCTTTGGTCTGATACAGACGAACGTACTGGATATCCATGCTGGTGCCGTCTGCCTCGTCGCTGATTTGTCCTGCCCAGTTCATAACCGCTGTGGAGAACCAGGGGGTTACACCGGTGGTGGCGTTGGTGTTGGGCTTACGGGAAACCTCGGTGCCATCGAAATAGAAAATCAGCTCGGAATCTGTCCATTCTACCGCATAGGTGTGGAAGTCAGCCGACAGGTCATAAGGCGCAGTATATGCGTAAGACAAGGAAGCTTTGTTACCATTTAAGTCTACCGCTGTGTGGAGGGTAGAATTCATCTTGTTGGGATAATGACCTTCGTTGATGTCGATTTCAAAACCGTGAGGCGGTGTAGAAGAGCTTTCCTTTGTGCGATTCCACCAGGCGTTGTTGATGCCTTGCGCCGCACAGTAACGATAACGCGCTTCCCAATAGCCGTATGCCTGGGTAAACACGTCACGCTTAACCCAAACGCTGGCGGTGGTCCAATGCTTACCGCCACGTTCTTGCTTCAAAGTCATCAAACGAAGCATACCGTTTTCTACAACGGCATTTTCGCGCCATCTGGAGGATTGCAGCGATGCTCTACCTGCAGAGTGTTCGCTGTCCCATACGTCCCAATTCAAGCTGTCGCCATTAAATTCATCATTAAAGGTCATAACCCATTCCTGCCCTGCCGGGGGTCCTGACCAGACACAGGTTTCCATATATCGCTTCAAAAGTGCCGCCGCCTCTGCACGGGTTGCAGTATTTTTCGGAGAAAGGGTTGTGTCGCTTGTGCCGTTGATTACGCCCATATGTACCAAAACATTAAAGCTTTCGGCGGCAAAAGGATTGATGTCTGTTTTATCTGCATATTTTTCAAAGTTGTTGGGCACAGAATCCAACCAGGGGAAGGATTTGCCACTCTTTTGAACTGCGTTATAAATAAGAAGTGTCAATTCTTCACGGGTAATGGGTTGATCGGGCAAGAAACCGTTTTCGGTGGGGAAATTATCCAAAAGTCCGTAGCTTTTCGCACTTGCAATGGTTTTGTAGTACCATGCATCGGGCGTTACATCGGGATAAGACGGTGCGTCTGTTTCTTCGGGGCAAACGCTTCTTGCCAAGATTGCGGTTGCTTCTGCACGGGTAATGGTATCTTCGGGTGCGAAAGCGCTTTCTGCTTTACCGTTGATATATTTCTTGTCTGCCATATATTCAACATCATATTCTGCCCAATGTCCGTCCATATCGGCAAATTTGTTTAAATGACTCATCTGTGCTTTGCCGAGCATTAAAAGGTTAGGGGTAATATAAATGGTGTTCCAGATGCTATTGTCTACAGAACTTAAAATATCGAAACGAACAGCACTTGCACGCGTGTTGATGGCGGCAGTTGTTTCGGTTTCGCGAATCAGCTCCACATATTCATCACCTGTGCCGGCAAAATAGAAATCACCGAGGGTAATCCACTCGTCACCGCCACCTGCGGCTGTATCAATATAGAAGGTATCGACTTCCCCATTGTGATGTACATCGTAGCGTACATTTGTGTCATTGCCGCCTTTGTACCACAACTTGTAAACAGTAACACGAACATTGCCTACTGCGGTAATATCGGGGTCGTATTTACAGGTTGCCCCTTGCTTAGTGGTCCATAACGAACCGGGATAATTTTTGATAGGACCTGCCAAAGAACCGCTCCAACCCCACCATTTTTCACCGGCATCGTTGTATTCGGGATAGGAGAAACCGGGATAAGGTTCTACATCAATTACAACAGGTGCCTCTACTTCGAAAGTAGTGATTTCCTTGTCGGTTTTAATCAGTTTAACTGCGGAAAGACGGTGCATACCCGATTCGATAATCTGCCCTACATAGGCTTCGTTCACATCGTCAAA
This genomic stretch from Clostridia bacterium harbors:
- a CDS encoding S-layer homology domain-containing protein, which gives rise to MKKSICLILIFSLMLSICSVMAVSAEEELIFPVSETTGKWGTSSAAPGYDGGKHQWSSEKGATFKIALEIPKAGNYELFFWKSVHENTSNEMPLYLTRNGKTEQIANINQKTGETGWASIGIFDFDGKSEAYVSGEVTKPTARVNAVKLEETTKPVTEIVIEMPEETETPAEETVEEPEITNETIYLSQEVKGIPDGDGIIFPLSEAKGKWNASKTVPGYDGDKHYYTYSKGASFKIGIDVPEAGNYEVFYWKPVHSNSSPAMALSLTHNGKTENVKPVDLTTGETGWESVGVFHFDDVNEAYLGAVIEKSNYRASAVRLVKTDKEVTEFADAPAQEEKPAEPEEKPEITEDTVYLSREVVAIPSEDGGYIFPLSEAKGKWAKTSSSPGYDGKGHYYSSTPGASFKMGIDVPEAGNYEVFLWNPVHTSASKKLTLQLNHNGKKEPVKTISQTEGEPGWVSLGVFNFDDVNEAYVGQIIESGMHRLSAVKLIKTDKEITTFEVEAPVVIDVEPYPGFSYPEYNDAGEKWWGWSGSLAGPIKNYPGSLWTTKQGATCKYDPDITAVGNVRVTVYKLWYKGGNDTNVRYDVHHNGEVDTFYIDTAAGGGDEWITLGDFYFAGTGDEYVELIRETETTAAINTRASAVRFDILSSVDNSIWNTIYITPNLLMLGKAQMSHLNKFADMDGHWAEYDVEYMADKKYINGKAESAFAPEDTITRAEATAILARSVCPEETDAPSYPDVTPDAWYYKTIASAKSYGLLDNFPTENGFLPDQPITREELTLLIYNAVQKSGKSFPWLDSVPNNFEKYADKTDINPFAAESFNVLVHMGVINGTSDTTLSPKNTATRAEAAALLKRYMETCVWSGPPAGQEWVMTFNDEFNGDSLNWDVWDSEHSAGRASLQSSRWRENAVVENGMLRLMTLKQERGGKHWTTASVWVKRDVFTQAYGYWEARYRYCAAQGINNAWWNRTKESSSTPPHGFEIDINEGHYPNKMNSTLHTAVDLNGNKASLSYAYTAPYDLSADFHTYAVEWTDSELIFYFDGTEVSRKPNTNATTGVTPWFSTAVMNWAGQISDEADGTSMDIQYVRLYQTKERYEAQQAENAEVPAE